In one Brevibacterium sp. CBA3109 genomic region, the following are encoded:
- the moaC gene encoding cyclic pyranopterin monophosphate synthase MoaC yields MVDVADKDVTKRRAVATALITTRHEVIDMIAEAGLPKGDALPVARIAAVMGAKRTSELIPLCHPLPLTGIDVDFELLDDAVRINSAVKTVSKTGVEMEALTAVSIAALTIFDMIKAVDSQAIIGDIKVIEKSGGRSGDWSRGA; encoded by the coding sequence ATGGTTGACGTCGCGGACAAGGACGTGACCAAGCGTCGGGCCGTGGCCACCGCGCTGATCACGACTCGACACGAGGTGATCGACATGATCGCCGAGGCAGGCCTGCCCAAGGGAGATGCCCTGCCCGTGGCGCGCATAGCCGCAGTCATGGGTGCGAAGCGGACCAGCGAACTCATCCCCCTGTGCCACCCTCTGCCGCTGACTGGCATCGATGTTGATTTCGAACTCCTCGATGATGCAGTGCGGATCAACAGCGCGGTCAAGACCGTGTCGAAGACCGGTGTCGAGATGGAGGCGCTGACCGCTGTGTCTATCGCGGCACTGACCATCTTCGACATGATCAAGGCCGTGGACAGTCAAGCGATCATCGGCGACATCAAGGTGATCGAGAAATCGGGCGGACGCAGCGGCGACTGGAGCCGGGGAGCATGA
- a CDS encoding molybdenum cofactor biosynthesis protein MoaE: MSVIHTDIVETPISTSVLETEVLTRTCGAVVSFSGVIRDHDDGRGVQRLTYESHPVATTQIAEVAAEIAERHPAARLSVVHRVGDLEIGDVALAAVVASPHRSDSFDACSELVDEVKARVAIWKHQFFSDGDDEWVGALE; encoded by the coding sequence ATGAGCGTCATCCACACCGACATCGTCGAGACACCGATCAGCACGTCAGTGCTCGAGACTGAGGTCCTCACACGCACCTGCGGTGCCGTCGTGAGCTTCTCCGGCGTCATCCGTGACCATGATGACGGCCGAGGAGTCCAACGGCTGACCTACGAGTCTCATCCGGTGGCGACGACCCAGATCGCCGAGGTGGCCGCTGAGATCGCGGAGAGACACCCTGCAGCGCGCCTGTCCGTCGTCCACCGCGTCGGTGACCTCGAAATCGGGGACGTGGCCCTGGCTGCAGTCGTCGCCTCACCGCATCGCAGTGACTCCTTCGACGCCTGCTCGGAACTCGTCGACGAGGTCAAGGCGCGGGTCGCAATCTGGAAGCACCAGTTCTTCTCCGACGGTGACGATGAATGGGTGGGAGCGCTCGAATGA
- a CDS encoding TOBE domain-containing protein: MTELRISDAARFLAVSDDTIRRWVSEGRLTQHKDASNRAVVEGRDLVALAQSSSAALDDPTGVVSSARNRFAGLVTDVAIDGVMAQVSLQCGPFRVVSLMSAEACRQLELEPGSLATASVKATLVSIDTAGDR; this comes from the coding sequence ATGACCGAACTGCGCATCAGCGACGCGGCCCGATTCCTCGCAGTCAGCGATGACACCATCCGCCGCTGGGTCAGCGAAGGCAGGCTCACCCAACACAAGGACGCCTCCAACCGTGCCGTGGTTGAGGGGCGCGATCTCGTGGCACTGGCGCAGTCGAGTTCAGCCGCGCTCGATGACCCCACCGGTGTCGTCAGCTCTGCCCGCAACCGGTTCGCCGGTCTCGTCACCGACGTGGCCATCGACGGAGTGATGGCACAGGTCAGCCTCCAGTGCGGTCCGTTCCGCGTTGTGTCGCTCATGTCGGCAGAAGCATGCAGGCAACTCGAACTCGAACCGGGCAGTCTTGCCACCGCCTCCGTGAAGGCAACGCTGGTCTCTATCGACACCGCGGGGGACCGCTGA
- the modA gene encoding molybdate ABC transporter substrate-binding protein, whose product MRFLSAACIVALLTLTACSSGSASDSGSEEKTTLTVFAAASLTEVFESVAEEFNQTESDVDVKFSFAGSSDLVAQISEGAPADVIATADEKTMDTLKGEDLLAGAPQIFASNTLTLAVPKGNPRNIASSKDLAGQDLVICALQVPCGSATEKWAKQNDVTLDPVSEENSVTDVLGKVSAGQADAGIVYVTDVARGNGDVEQVGLDGADAVVNRYPAAAVGASENKEEADEFVSFLRSDEAVALLGDAGFSTP is encoded by the coding sequence ATGAGGTTTCTATCCGCAGCTTGCATCGTTGCACTGCTCACGCTCACCGCATGTTCCTCCGGCTCCGCTTCCGACTCGGGTTCGGAGGAGAAGACAACACTGACCGTCTTCGCTGCCGCATCATTGACCGAGGTCTTCGAGTCTGTCGCAGAGGAATTCAATCAGACCGAGTCCGACGTCGACGTGAAGTTCTCCTTTGCAGGTTCCTCCGATCTCGTCGCACAGATCTCGGAAGGTGCTCCCGCAGACGTGATCGCCACTGCGGATGAGAAGACTATGGACACACTCAAAGGTGAGGACCTGCTGGCCGGGGCACCGCAGATCTTCGCTTCGAACACGTTGACGTTGGCCGTGCCGAAGGGAAACCCGAGGAACATCGCATCGTCGAAGGACCTTGCCGGCCAGGACCTCGTCATCTGCGCGTTGCAGGTCCCATGCGGATCGGCCACCGAAAAGTGGGCGAAGCAAAACGATGTCACACTCGATCCCGTCAGCGAGGAGAACTCGGTCACCGATGTGCTGGGCAAGGTCAGCGCCGGCCAGGCCGATGCAGGCATCGTCTACGTCACCGATGTCGCCCGTGGCAACGGAGACGTCGAGCAGGTCGGCCTCGACGGCGCCGACGCAGTCGTCAACAGGTACCCGGCGGCTGCGGTCGGGGCGAGTGAGAACAAGGAGGAAGCCGATGAGTTCGTGTCGTTCTTGAGGTCCGATGAGGCGGTCGCACTGCTCGGCGACGCCGGGTTCTCGACTCCCTGA
- a CDS encoding ABC transporter permease produces MTDKRRRRVHTPVPTWLWIPAGLGIAFLLVPIIGMITRIDPSHLGDVILAPESRLAMGLSLFTSVIAALVSVSIGFPLGYLLATRTFRGQRIVRTLILLPLVLPPVVSGLALLYTWGRTAFLGSLLTDMGLGLAYTTAAVVFAQVFVSLPFMVMSVETAAAARGQDFELAAAELGAKPERVFFRITLPLLRQGIMTGAILCFARALGEFGATLTFAGSLSGVTRTMPLQIYLVRESDPQSAIALSLLLILLALIIIVLAYRSPHAPKLHAPRFATKAHAGEDSTPQTGQSSRLPGGHQPEPDADHPRSVTSTVRLNARLPERGIDVDLALPTGTTTAIIGRNGAGKSSLFQLMTGAISAESGSLHIGDETVFDLNTNRWPPVHARGIVHLAQNPLLFPHLSVIDNVAFGLRAHGHRAKEAHTIAGGMLSSLGVGHCADRKPEAVSGGQAARIALARALVIDPKLLLLDEPLAALDVDVRVETRRVLGQVLSGRSAVIITHDVDDVTALASTLVLIDSGTVALSAPVGEVGADLAAAAQGAPDMPGHDFLSSFCDGDREGILCSRSR; encoded by the coding sequence ATGACGGATAAGCGCAGAAGACGCGTCCACACACCGGTGCCGACCTGGCTTTGGATCCCGGCCGGGCTCGGCATCGCCTTCCTCCTCGTCCCGATCATCGGGATGATCACACGGATTGACCCGAGCCACCTCGGCGATGTCATCCTGGCGCCGGAATCGCGACTGGCGATGGGGCTCTCGCTGTTCACCTCTGTCATCGCTGCGCTGGTGAGCGTGAGCATCGGATTCCCCCTGGGCTACCTGCTCGCGACTCGCACCTTCCGTGGGCAGAGAATCGTGCGCACGCTGATTCTGCTGCCGCTCGTGCTGCCTCCCGTCGTCAGCGGCCTGGCGCTGCTCTACACATGGGGGAGAACCGCATTCCTCGGGTCCCTGCTCACGGATATGGGCCTGGGGCTGGCATATACAACTGCGGCAGTGGTGTTTGCGCAGGTCTTCGTGTCGCTGCCGTTCATGGTGATGTCCGTTGAGACGGCGGCTGCTGCCCGCGGGCAGGACTTCGAACTCGCCGCGGCCGAGCTCGGCGCCAAACCCGAGCGCGTGTTCTTCCGCATCACGCTTCCACTCCTGCGCCAGGGAATCATGACCGGCGCCATCCTCTGCTTCGCCCGAGCGCTGGGGGAGTTCGGTGCGACCCTGACCTTCGCAGGCTCCCTCTCGGGGGTCACCCGAACGATGCCGCTGCAGATCTATCTGGTCCGCGAATCGGACCCGCAGTCGGCAATTGCCTTGTCTCTGCTCCTCATCCTCCTCGCCCTCATCATCATCGTCCTCGCCTACCGTTCCCCCCACGCACCCAAACTCCACGCACCGCGCTTCGCCACGAAAGCGCACGCTGGCGAGGATTCGACACCGCAGACCGGCCAGTCTTCGAGGCTTCCTGGCGGGCACCAGCCTGAGCCAGACGCCGATCATCCACGATCGGTGACCTCCACCGTTCGCCTCAATGCCCGCCTTCCTGAGCGCGGAATCGACGTCGATCTCGCTCTGCCGACCGGGACGACGACGGCTATCATCGGTCGCAACGGAGCGGGGAAGTCGAGCCTATTCCAGCTGATGACCGGTGCGATCTCGGCCGAATCCGGATCCCTGCACATCGGTGATGAGACCGTCTTCGACCTCAACACGAACAGGTGGCCGCCAGTTCATGCCCGGGGCATCGTCCATCTGGCTCAGAACCCGCTGCTGTTCCCGCATCTGAGTGTCATCGACAATGTGGCCTTCGGCCTCAGAGCCCATGGGCATCGAGCGAAGGAGGCACACACCATCGCCGGAGGCATGCTCTCGAGCCTCGGCGTCGGCCACTGCGCGGACCGCAAGCCCGAAGCTGTGTCCGGGGGACAGGCAGCCAGAATCGCTTTGGCCAGGGCACTGGTCATCGATCCGAAGCTGCTGCTCCTCGACGAGCCGTTGGCAGCCCTCGACGTCGACGTCAGAGTCGAGACGCGACGGGTCCTCGGCCAGGTGCTGTCCGGTCGGAGCGCGGTCATCATCACCCACGACGTCGACGACGTCACCGCACTGGCATCCACACTGGTGCTCATCGACTCGGGGACCGTTGCGCTCAGTGCTCCAGTGGGAGAGGTCGGGGCTGATCTGGCGGCCGCCGCCCAGGGGGCGCCGGACATGCCGGGACACGACTTCCTCAGCAGCTTTTGCGACGGGGACAGAGAAGGCATACTGTGCAGTAGATCACGCTAG
- a CDS encoding AMP-binding protein: MAELSYSSGPSDTPLLGQTIPAHFKATAGAHAKNPALVDRYSDRRWTYAEFDRDTDALAIGLLERGIKKGDRVGIWAQNVAEWALIQYATAKIGAILVNVNPSYRSHELEYVATQSGMSMLVSQITAPPHSDFHAIASEVAAKVPGLELVFIDTLPADLLGEAAIGERESFAHLIGSSRNLLDDESAKYAVRLQKLMDELSTDDPINIQYTSGTTGFPKGVTLSHHNILNNGFFIGELLSYSSVDSVVLPVPYYHCFGMVIGNLAALSHGASIILPSPGFDPVASLAAVADEKATSLYGVPTMFIAELEHPDFSTYDLSTLRTGVMAGSPCPVEIMKRVIDDMNMEEVAICYGMTETAPVSMMTRVDDTLEARTQTVGRVMPHLEIKIADPVTGLAVPRGQKGELCTRGYAVMLGYWENPEKTAEAIDAARWIHTGDLGIMDDDGYVDISGRIKDMVIRGGENVYPREIEEFLYHHPSIRDVQVVGIPDEKYGEELMAWVILKDGVETLDAEAVREFCSGKLAHFKIPRYVEVRESFPMTVSGKIRKIDLREEGEKIVHSKIAG; the protein is encoded by the coding sequence GTGGCAGAACTTTCCTATTCTTCAGGGCCGTCGGACACACCGCTGCTGGGACAGACCATCCCCGCGCATTTCAAGGCGACTGCGGGTGCTCACGCGAAGAACCCGGCACTCGTTGATCGATATTCAGACCGGAGGTGGACCTACGCCGAGTTCGACCGCGACACCGATGCCCTGGCCATCGGACTGCTCGAGCGTGGAATCAAGAAGGGCGACCGGGTCGGCATCTGGGCTCAGAACGTTGCGGAATGGGCGCTGATTCAGTATGCCACCGCGAAGATCGGCGCGATCCTCGTCAACGTCAATCCGTCCTACCGCAGCCACGAGCTCGAATACGTTGCCACGCAGTCGGGCATGTCGATGCTCGTCTCCCAGATCACGGCGCCACCGCACTCGGACTTCCACGCGATCGCGAGCGAGGTCGCAGCCAAGGTGCCAGGTCTCGAGCTTGTCTTCATCGATACGCTTCCTGCCGACCTCCTCGGCGAGGCAGCCATCGGCGAACGTGAGTCCTTTGCCCACCTGATCGGAAGCAGTCGAAACCTGCTCGACGACGAGAGTGCGAAGTACGCGGTGCGCCTGCAGAAGCTCATGGACGAGCTGTCGACGGACGACCCGATCAACATCCAGTACACCTCCGGCACCACCGGTTTCCCCAAAGGGGTGACGCTGAGCCATCACAACATCCTCAACAACGGCTTCTTCATCGGAGAGCTGCTGTCCTACTCGTCTGTGGACTCGGTCGTGCTGCCGGTCCCGTACTACCACTGCTTCGGCATGGTCATCGGAAACCTCGCGGCTCTCAGCCATGGCGCCAGCATCATCCTGCCCTCGCCCGGATTTGATCCGGTGGCGAGCCTGGCTGCAGTCGCCGATGAGAAGGCGACCTCGCTCTACGGAGTGCCGACGATGTTCATCGCGGAACTCGAACATCCGGATTTCTCCACGTACGACCTGAGCACGCTGCGCACCGGCGTCATGGCGGGATCACCCTGCCCGGTTGAGATCATGAAACGAGTCATCGACGACATGAACATGGAGGAAGTCGCCATCTGCTACGGCATGACGGAGACGGCACCTGTGTCCATGATGACGCGTGTCGACGACACGCTCGAGGCCCGCACCCAGACGGTTGGCCGAGTCATGCCGCACCTGGAGATCAAGATCGCTGACCCCGTCACCGGACTGGCCGTTCCGCGCGGTCAGAAGGGCGAACTGTGCACGCGCGGATATGCGGTCATGCTCGGGTATTGGGAGAACCCCGAGAAGACCGCCGAGGCGATCGATGCCGCTCGCTGGATCCACACCGGCGACCTCGGCATCATGGACGATGACGGCTATGTCGACATCTCCGGTCGGATCAAGGACATGGTCATCCGTGGCGGTGAGAACGTCTATCCCCGCGAGATCGAGGAGTTCCTCTACCACCATCCCTCGATCAGGGACGTCCAGGTCGTCGGGATCCCGGATGAGAAGTACGGAGAGGAACTCATGGCCTGGGTGATCCTCAAGGACGGCGTCGAGACCTTGGACGCCGAGGCGGTCCGCGAGTTCTGCTCTGGCAAGCTCGCGCATTTCAAGATCCCGCGTTACGTCGAGGTCCGGGAATCATTCCCGATGACGGTGTCGGGCAAAATCCGCAAGATCGACCTGCGCGAAGAGGGCGAGAAGATCGTCCACAGCAAGATCGCAGGCTGA
- a CDS encoding GNAT family N-acetyltransferase: MQPELSSTPVTVVKNTGRERYEIFTAEDPVEFAGFLGYRVIDERNVELQHTIISEGFSRRGFARTLVTAVLDQIRDEGGRIVPTCSYVQDYLERFPQYSDLVTQA; the protein is encoded by the coding sequence ATGCAGCCTGAGCTCAGTTCAACCCCCGTCACGGTGGTGAAGAATACCGGACGCGAACGGTACGAGATCTTCACCGCCGAGGATCCGGTCGAGTTCGCAGGTTTCCTCGGCTACCGCGTGATCGATGAACGAAACGTCGAACTCCAGCACACCATCATCTCCGAAGGCTTCTCACGCCGCGGCTTCGCGCGCACATTGGTCACCGCTGTCCTCGATCAGATCCGGGACGAGGGTGGGCGCATCGTCCCGACGTGCAGCTATGTTCAGGACTATCTCGAACGATTCCCGCAGTACTCCGACCTCGTGACGCAGGCTTGA
- the gluQRS gene encoding tRNA glutamyl-Q(34) synthetase GluQRS, which yields MTSNIGAGRFAPSPSGDLHIGNIRSGLLAYVRARQTGRRFLWRIEDLDRVQSGAAQSQLEVFAELGITPDESPLVQSERLGVYSEALSRLEGQGLVYECYCSRKDIRQAPSAPHSPPGAYPGTCRDLLESEREQHRQRLQEQGRSPALRLMTDNAEVTVHDRLLGEIKAPVDDLVLKRGDGVFAYNLIVIVDDGASGVDEVVRGDDLATSAPRQAHLAQLLDLPQPSWLHVPLVVNTAGRRLAKRDGAVTYQQLRTMGWTREDVYAWMGASLGFTGSEGSWSSIDDMVAGVDFDRLLTGETVFVPPADASG from the coding sequence ATGACTTCAAATATCGGCGCAGGTCGATTCGCACCAAGCCCCAGCGGTGACCTGCACATCGGCAACATTCGGTCGGGACTGCTGGCCTATGTGCGGGCGCGGCAGACCGGGCGACGGTTCCTCTGGCGCATCGAAGACCTCGATCGGGTCCAATCCGGTGCAGCACAATCACAGCTCGAGGTCTTCGCAGAGCTGGGCATCACACCGGATGAGTCCCCGCTCGTCCAGTCCGAGCGTCTCGGCGTCTACTCCGAGGCACTGAGCCGCCTCGAGGGCCAGGGACTCGTGTACGAGTGCTACTGCTCACGCAAGGACATCCGACAGGCTCCGTCGGCACCGCACTCTCCACCCGGTGCATATCCCGGGACGTGTCGTGATCTGCTCGAGTCCGAACGAGAACAACACCGCCAGCGCCTCCAGGAACAGGGGCGCAGCCCGGCGCTGCGCTTGATGACCGACAACGCTGAGGTCACGGTTCACGACAGACTGCTGGGAGAGATCAAAGCCCCGGTTGATGACCTTGTCCTCAAACGCGGCGATGGGGTCTTCGCCTACAACCTCATCGTCATCGTCGATGACGGTGCCAGCGGCGTCGACGAGGTGGTGCGCGGGGACGACTTGGCGACCTCGGCGCCTCGTCAAGCTCATCTGGCCCAACTGTTGGATCTTCCACAGCCTTCGTGGCTGCACGTTCCACTGGTCGTGAACACCGCCGGCAGACGTTTGGCCAAACGCGATGGTGCCGTCACCTATCAGCAGCTGCGCACCATGGGTTGGACGCGCGAGGACGTCTACGCCTGGATGGGCGCATCCCTCGGGTTTACAGGCTCTGAAGGATCGTGGTCATCCATCGACGACATGGTGGCAGGCGTGGACTTCGATCGCCTTCTGACCGGGGAGACGGTGTTTGTCCCGCCGGCAGATGCCAGCGGCTGA
- a CDS encoding glycosyltransferase, translating into MSAHSHTPARRILIPTETYAPEVNGAAKFAERLAAGLAARGNDVHVACPSATGKASVSTEEGVTVHRLTSHRWPLHPTWTICMPWETKPELSRLLDSLQPDVVHTQAHFVIGRYAFSEASKRGIPVVATNHFMPDNVRPYVRAPKALLDGGTAVAWWDLRRKFQSADFITVPTQLAADLLTQNGFSSPIRAVSCGIDLERFTHLRDDRAGLPETASPEPPTATERTAASSDAEAAATPPRVLFVGRLSSEKHAADIVEAVAKTDPALGLEADIVGGGDQEEPLKELAAELGIADRVHVLGKISDKELMNAYQRCTFFCMPSTAELQSIATLEALASRKPVVLADAVALPHLVRDGINGFLFPPRDIEELASRFTQICELSDTNLDTMARASLDVVAKHDIEYTLDTFESIYSKVIAEGLDAAV; encoded by the coding sequence CTGTCCGCGCACAGCCACACCCCAGCACGCCGCATTCTCATCCCGACGGAGACCTATGCACCCGAGGTCAATGGCGCCGCGAAGTTCGCAGAACGTCTGGCCGCTGGGCTCGCTGCCCGCGGCAATGATGTTCACGTCGCCTGTCCCTCCGCGACCGGGAAAGCCTCGGTGAGCACTGAAGAGGGTGTCACGGTCCACCGACTGACCTCTCATCGCTGGCCGCTGCATCCGACCTGGACCATCTGCATGCCGTGGGAGACGAAGCCCGAGCTCTCTCGCCTACTCGACTCACTTCAGCCCGACGTCGTGCACACTCAGGCACATTTCGTCATCGGTCGCTACGCGTTCTCGGAGGCGAGCAAGCGCGGCATCCCTGTCGTCGCCACGAACCATTTCATGCCTGACAACGTCCGCCCGTACGTACGGGCACCCAAGGCACTCCTCGACGGCGGCACGGCTGTTGCGTGGTGGGATCTGCGCAGGAAGTTTCAATCTGCGGACTTCATCACGGTGCCCACGCAACTCGCTGCCGACCTACTCACGCAGAATGGGTTCTCTTCCCCGATTCGGGCAGTCTCCTGCGGCATCGACCTGGAACGGTTCACGCATCTGCGCGACGATCGAGCTGGCCTGCCGGAGACGGCGTCCCCGGAGCCGCCAACGGCGACGGAACGAACAGCTGCGTCTTCGGACGCCGAGGCGGCAGCAACACCACCACGTGTCCTCTTCGTCGGTCGACTCTCATCAGAGAAACACGCCGCCGACATCGTCGAAGCGGTGGCAAAGACGGATCCCGCGCTCGGACTCGAAGCCGACATCGTCGGTGGCGGAGATCAGGAAGAGCCGCTCAAGGAACTGGCCGCGGAGCTCGGAATCGCAGATCGGGTCCATGTACTGGGCAAGATCAGCGACAAAGAGCTGATGAACGCCTACCAGCGCTGCACGTTCTTCTGCATGCCTTCGACCGCTGAGCTCCAGTCGATCGCCACACTGGAGGCGCTGGCCTCACGCAAACCTGTCGTCCTCGCTGACGCAGTGGCGCTGCCTCACCTCGTCAGGGACGGGATCAACGGATTCCTGTTCCCGCCGCGGGATATCGAGGAGTTGGCCTCAAGATTCACTCAGATCTGCGAGCTTTCAGACACCAACCTCGACACCATGGCCAGGGCATCACTCGACGTGGTGGCCAAACACGACATCGAGTACACGCTCGACACGTTCGAATCCATCTACAGCAAGGTCATCGCCGAAGGCCTGGACGCAGCGGTCTGA
- a CDS encoding DMT family transporter, which yields MTLVAIALAVLAAVALAYGALYQHDAIAGQNDSHNGLSWAHFKELLSNRKWLLGLIITGLGTAGNIVALALAPVMVVQPVGAFSLIVSVLLGVRHRGLKVNRRLVQAVVWCTVGVTVFVALSATIARTEVHLGSDAMPLVWITAVVLALGLGIMLFFRRAPQLVLITAAGLLFACVATNTHLVSVQLLRAGLDQVTWLNVIGLVAATAIGSWFVQNAYAAGPPEMVIAGLTVVDPIGAVILGSVVLGEAASAPIWLIVVITATGLVACLGVVVLSRYHPDVKDREHQRRVARRTDKLTDTEES from the coding sequence GTGACCCTAGTGGCAATCGCCCTCGCTGTCCTTGCAGCGGTGGCACTGGCCTACGGAGCCCTGTACCAACATGACGCGATCGCAGGTCAGAATGACTCCCACAACGGACTGAGTTGGGCTCATTTCAAGGAGCTGCTGAGCAACAGGAAATGGCTGCTCGGACTGATCATCACCGGCCTCGGCACAGCAGGCAACATCGTCGCCCTGGCTCTGGCTCCGGTCATGGTCGTCCAGCCCGTCGGTGCGTTCTCCCTCATCGTGTCCGTCCTCCTCGGTGTGCGCCACCGTGGGCTCAAGGTCAACCGACGGCTCGTTCAGGCAGTCGTGTGGTGCACCGTGGGAGTGACGGTCTTCGTCGCACTCTCTGCCACCATCGCACGCACAGAGGTTCATCTGGGCTCTGACGCGATGCCGCTGGTCTGGATCACTGCAGTCGTCCTCGCCCTGGGCCTTGGCATCATGCTGTTCTTCCGGCGTGCGCCCCAGCTGGTGCTCATCACGGCTGCAGGCCTGCTGTTCGCATGTGTGGCCACGAATACACACCTCGTCAGCGTTCAGCTGCTCCGTGCTGGACTTGACCAGGTCACTTGGCTCAACGTCATCGGACTCGTCGCCGCCACCGCGATCGGATCCTGGTTCGTCCAGAACGCCTATGCCGCAGGCCCCCCAGAGATGGTCATCGCGGGCCTGACCGTCGTTGATCCCATCGGCGCCGTCATCCTCGGCTCCGTCGTCCTCGGGGAAGCGGCATCTGCTCCGATATGGCTCATCGTCGTGATCACAGCCACCGGATTGGTCGCGTGTCTGGGCGTCGTTGTATTGTCGCGGTATCACCCCGATGTCAAAGATCGAGAACACCAGCGTCGAGTCGCCCGTCGCACAGACAAGTTGACCGACACCGAGGAGAGTTGA